Proteins from a genomic interval of Bifidobacterium longum subsp. infantis ATCC 15697 = JCM 1222 = DSM 20088:
- a CDS encoding aspartate kinase produces MALIVQKYGGSSVADTESIKRVAKRVVETEKKGNKVAVVVSAMGDTTDDLIDQALSIDSNPPEREMDMLMTAGERISMSLLAVAIHAEGSRAHSFTGQQAGFFTDARYGAAHIKAVRPDRVKNALSLGDIAIVAGFQGINAKGDATTLGRGGSDTSAVALAVALGADICEIYTDVDGIFTADPRIVPSARRIPSIDYESILEMASCGSKVLALRCVEYAQRFNMPLHVRSSFSRRPGTLVVPDGIDPRTLPNLD; encoded by the coding sequence GTGGCTCTCATCGTGCAGAAGTACGGCGGCTCGTCGGTCGCCGATACCGAATCGATCAAACGTGTGGCCAAGCGCGTTGTTGAGACGGAAAAGAAGGGCAACAAGGTGGCCGTGGTGGTCTCCGCCATGGGCGACACCACCGATGACCTTATCGATCAGGCGCTGAGCATCGACTCCAACCCGCCCGAGCGCGAGATGGACATGCTGATGACCGCAGGCGAGCGAATTTCCATGAGCCTGCTGGCCGTGGCCATTCACGCCGAAGGCAGCCGCGCCCACTCCTTCACCGGTCAGCAGGCCGGCTTCTTCACCGACGCCCGTTACGGCGCGGCCCACATCAAGGCCGTGAGACCGGACCGCGTGAAAAACGCGCTCTCATTGGGGGACATCGCCATCGTTGCCGGCTTCCAGGGCATCAACGCCAAGGGTGACGCCACCACGCTCGGTCGCGGTGGTTCGGACACGTCCGCCGTGGCACTCGCTGTGGCCCTTGGTGCCGACATCTGCGAGATTTACACCGACGTGGACGGCATCTTTACCGCTGATCCGCGCATCGTGCCTTCTGCCCGCCGCATTCCGTCCATCGATTATGAGTCGATTCTGGAGATGGCCTCCTGCGGCTCCAAGGTGCTGGCACTGCGCTGCGTAGAGTACGCTCAGCGTTTCAACATGCCGTTGCACGTGCGCTCTTCGTTCTCCCGTCGCCCCGGCACGCTGGTTGTGCCTGACGGCATTGACCCGCGCACGCTGCCGAACCTCGACTGA
- the recR gene encoding recombination mediator RecR: MALAYDGAIQRLIDAFGRLPGIGPKGAQRIAFYMLSAPEDEARDLAEAIEEVKAKIRFCDICGNVCESSPCPVCADPRRDRSVICVVEEPKDVMSIERTREYRGLYHVLGGAINPMANVGPADLRIPSLLKRLEGDEVKEVIMALDPNIEGEATTSYLTQLLRPVGVKVTRLASGLPVGSDLEYADEITLGRALAGRREA, translated from the coding sequence ATGGCACTTGCTTATGACGGCGCAATACAGCGACTGATCGACGCTTTCGGGCGGCTGCCCGGCATCGGGCCGAAGGGCGCGCAGCGTATCGCCTTCTACATGCTGTCCGCGCCCGAAGATGAAGCGCGCGATCTGGCCGAGGCCATCGAGGAGGTCAAGGCCAAGATCCGCTTCTGTGATATTTGCGGCAACGTGTGCGAATCCAGCCCCTGCCCGGTATGCGCCGACCCGAGACGCGACCGTTCGGTGATCTGCGTGGTCGAAGAGCCCAAGGACGTGATGAGCATCGAGCGCACGCGCGAATACCGCGGCCTATACCATGTGCTCGGCGGCGCAATCAACCCAATGGCCAACGTTGGCCCTGCCGACCTGCGTATTCCCAGTCTGCTCAAACGCTTAGAAGGCGATGAGGTCAAGGAAGTGATTATGGCGCTCGACCCGAATATTGAAGGCGAGGCCACCACCAGCTACTTGACCCAGCTATTGCGACCCGTAGGTGTCAAGGTCACCCGACTTGCCAGCGGCCTGCCGGTGGGCTCCGACTTGGAGTACGCCGACGAAATCACGCTAGGCAGGGCACTGGCCGGTCGGCGCGAGGCCTAG
- a CDS encoding class C sortase, which yields MALLHRRSTSKRASQEMRENNAAMPDATSANDNVSSACPEPAAFAPTPFDEVIDISDLVAERRRLQRNLWAMRIITIVLLIAAIAVACFPLALQFESDRNLAATTATTAKEVAGWPYPQAEDKLTEARTYNKKLAESGQPILGEAVDPFSAAQGGSQASGEDSVSKKDKEYQSLLSTGNGVMGTIRVPKQSINLPIYHGTSEEALASGAGHLYGTSLPVGGKSTHSVITGHRGLVEALMFTRLDEVKEGDFFYIEVMGETLGYKVDRISVILPDDTSKLKIAPGEDRVTLMTCTPYGVNTHRLLISGHRVAIPMPAPEPNDVLDARNIALGVGLGILAAGLFIIWLADDTRAACIIRHGAFWPWMRRKGESANDTLA from the coding sequence ATGGCATTGCTGCATCGACGTTCGACAAGTAAGCGTGCCTCACAGGAAATGCGGGAAAACAACGCGGCCATGCCGGATGCCACATCTGCAAATGACAACGTTTCCTCAGCGTGTCCCGAGCCCGCAGCATTCGCTCCAACACCATTTGACGAAGTCATCGATATCAGCGATCTCGTGGCCGAGCGCCGACGCCTGCAACGCAACCTGTGGGCGATGCGCATCATCACCATTGTGTTGCTGATCGCCGCAATCGCCGTGGCCTGCTTCCCGCTAGCGTTGCAATTCGAGTCCGACCGCAACTTGGCCGCCACCACAGCCACCACAGCCAAAGAAGTAGCCGGCTGGCCTTATCCGCAGGCGGAAGACAAGCTCACGGAGGCCCGCACATACAACAAGAAACTCGCTGAATCCGGCCAGCCCATCTTGGGTGAAGCCGTCGATCCGTTCTCCGCCGCCCAAGGAGGATCCCAAGCCAGCGGCGAGGATTCCGTCTCAAAGAAAGACAAGGAATACCAGTCACTGCTTAGTACCGGAAACGGCGTGATGGGCACAATCAGGGTGCCCAAACAGTCCATCAATCTGCCGATTTATCACGGCACTTCCGAGGAAGCACTGGCTTCTGGCGCCGGCCACTTGTACGGCACGTCGCTGCCGGTGGGAGGTAAGTCCACCCATTCGGTCATTACCGGGCACCGCGGGTTGGTTGAAGCGCTGATGTTCACCCGTTTGGACGAGGTGAAAGAGGGCGACTTCTTCTACATCGAAGTCATGGGCGAAACTTTGGGCTACAAAGTGGACCGCATTTCAGTGATTTTGCCGGATGACACGTCGAAGCTCAAGATTGCGCCGGGTGAGGACCGTGTCACCTTGATGACCTGTACGCCATACGGCGTGAACACGCACCGACTGCTTATCTCCGGGCACCGAGTGGCGATTCCGATGCCGGCCCCCGAGCCGAATGACGTGCTTGACGCGCGCAATATCGCCCTTGGTGTTGGTCTAGGCATACTGGCGGCAGGACTGTTCATCATCTGGTTGGCAGACGACACAAGGGCCGCGTGCATCATCCGCCATGGCGCATTCTGGCCGTGGATGCGCCGCAAGGGCGAGAGCGCCAATGATACGCTGGCCTAG
- a CDS encoding ACT domain-containing protein: MTEEEAKSMGDLFPDLGPEAPVISGIAHDRSEALATVRGVPNEPGMAAKVFTELATAGVNVDMIVQAGASVGTADISFTVPESAVKQVQNTLLDKQEVLGYHSFDVNTNVGKVAVVGVGMKTHAGLAAKFFQALSDEGINVLMISTSEIRIAALVPLDQLNDAVKALHTAYGLDADQIEAVVYGGTGR; encoded by the coding sequence ATGACTGAAGAAGAAGCGAAATCCATGGGCGACCTGTTCCCTGACCTAGGCCCCGAGGCGCCGGTGATTTCCGGCATTGCCCACGACCGTTCCGAGGCGCTGGCCACCGTGCGTGGCGTGCCGAACGAGCCGGGTATGGCCGCCAAGGTGTTCACCGAGCTGGCCACCGCCGGCGTGAACGTGGACATGATCGTGCAGGCCGGCGCATCCGTTGGCACTGCGGACATCTCCTTCACCGTGCCCGAATCGGCCGTCAAGCAGGTGCAGAACACGCTGCTCGACAAGCAGGAAGTGCTGGGTTACCACTCCTTTGATGTGAACACCAACGTCGGCAAGGTAGCCGTGGTGGGTGTTGGCATGAAGACCCACGCCGGTCTGGCTGCCAAGTTCTTCCAGGCCCTGAGCGATGAGGGCATCAACGTGCTGATGATTTCCACTTCCGAGATTCGCATCGCCGCACTCGTGCCGCTCGATCAGCTCAACGATGCCGTCAAGGCGCTGCACACCGCATACGGTCTCGATGCCGATCAGATCGAAGCCGTGGTGTACGGCGGTACTGGCCGCTGA